The Paenibacillus macerans genome includes a window with the following:
- a CDS encoding VirD4-like conjugal transfer protein, CD1115 family, translating into MLVHLSTAMRQPLNIEWVDDTPRCLLIFALIYGLCAGVYLATPRNYRRREEHGSARWGRAKTVNAKYRDRRTEQNKILTQRVKIGLDGRKHRRNLNVLVVGGSGAGKTRFYAKPNVMQASTSYVVLDPKGEILRDTGHLLKAKGYDIKVLDLIHPHRSHGYNPFVYLQDDKDVLKLVTNLIRNTTPKNSNTNDPFWERSETALLEALMLYLLYEAPPEEQNFPMIMEMIAAAEVREEDETYQSPLDELFERLEMRDPEHLAVKQYNIFKLAAGKTAKSILIGLGVRLEKFNLTSIAGMSTVDELDLPRMGTKKTALFAVIPDNDSSFNFIVGMLYTQLFQSLMYEADYRHGGRLPTHVHFVMDEFANVALPDEFDKLLSTMRSREISVSIILQNLAQLKALYKDAWESIVGNCDVFLYLGGNEQSTHKYVSELLGKETIDTNTYGESKGRSGNYSINYQHSGRELLTPDEVRMLDNRYALLFIRGERPIQDDKYDLLRHPNIELTTDGQASPFQHGGTDYAIDWLSVQLHEDGDYELLAEDEVESLFLGKE; encoded by the coding sequence ATGTTGGTCCATCTCAGCACGGCGATGCGCCAGCCGCTTAACATAGAGTGGGTGGACGATACGCCCCGCTGCTTGTTGATTTTTGCGCTGATCTATGGGCTTTGCGCTGGGGTTTATTTGGCGACACCACGGAATTATCGTCGGCGGGAAGAGCACGGCAGCGCCCGCTGGGGCCGAGCGAAAACCGTCAATGCCAAGTATCGAGACAGACGGACGGAACAAAACAAAATTTTGACGCAGCGGGTCAAAATCGGTCTGGATGGCCGCAAGCATCGCCGGAACCTGAACGTGTTGGTTGTCGGCGGCTCCGGCGCGGGCAAAACACGGTTCTATGCTAAGCCGAATGTGATGCAAGCCTCGACCTCTTATGTCGTTCTGGACCCAAAGGGGGAAATATTGCGGGACACCGGTCATCTGCTTAAAGCCAAAGGCTATGACATCAAAGTGCTGGACCTGATTCACCCGCATCGTTCGCATGGCTATAACCCGTTTGTCTATTTGCAGGACGACAAGGATGTCTTGAAATTGGTGACCAACCTGATTCGCAATACGACACCCAAAAACAGCAACACGAACGATCCCTTCTGGGAGCGTTCGGAAACAGCGCTGCTGGAGGCGCTTATGTTGTACTTGCTTTATGAAGCGCCGCCGGAGGAACAAAACTTTCCGATGATTATGGAAATGATCGCCGCGGCGGAAGTGCGGGAGGAAGATGAGACCTATCAGAGTCCGCTGGACGAGTTGTTCGAGCGGTTGGAGATGCGCGACCCGGAGCATTTGGCGGTCAAACAGTACAACATTTTCAAATTGGCTGCCGGAAAAACGGCCAAATCCATTTTGATCGGGCTTGGCGTACGGCTGGAGAAGTTTAATCTGACCAGCATCGCGGGCATGAGTACGGTGGATGAATTGGACTTGCCCCGCATGGGTACGAAAAAAACTGCCTTGTTTGCCGTCATCCCCGACAACGACAGCAGCTTTAACTTCATCGTCGGCATGCTGTACACGCAGCTTTTTCAATCGCTCATGTATGAAGCGGATTACCGGCATGGTGGGAGGCTGCCTACGCATGTTCATTTTGTAATGGACGAGTTTGCCAATGTGGCGTTGCCAGATGAATTTGACAAGCTGCTGTCGACCATGCGGAGTCGGGAAATTTCGGTGTCGATTATCCTTCAAAACCTGGCGCAACTTAAAGCGTTGTACAAGGATGCCTGGGAGTCGATTGTCGGCAACTGCGATGTGTTTTTGTACTTGGGAGGCAATGAACAATCCACACACAAATATGTGTCGGAACTGCTCGGCAAGGAAACGATTGACACCAACACCTATGGTGAGAGCAAGGGGCGCAGCGGTAACTATTCGATCAATTACCAGCATTCGGGAAGAGAATTGTTGACCCCGGACGAAGTGCGGATGTTGGATAACCGCTATGCCCTGCTCTTTATTCGTGGAGAACGACCGATACAGGATGACAAGTATGATTTGCTGCGGCATCCGAACATCGAGCTTACAACGGATGGCCAGGCTTCGCCGTTCCAGCATGGAGGTACGGATTATGCCATCGACTGGTTATCGGTGCAGCTTCATGAAGACGGAGATTACGAGCTGTTGGCAGAGGATGAAGTGGAGTCATTATTTTTAGGAAAGGAATGA